The Bacillota bacterium genome includes a window with the following:
- a CDS encoding carbohydrate ABC transporter permease: protein FVGIWNEFLLALIILARDSLKTLPLGLANLQMVMQYQTDWGALFAGLVLAVVPILIGFVLLNRQITEGVTLGAVKG from the coding sequence ACTTCGTGGGGATCTGGAACGAGTTTCTGCTGGCCCTGATCATCCTGGCCCGCGATTCGCTCAAGACACTGCCGCTCGGGCTTGCCAACCTGCAGATGGTCATGCAGTATCAAACGGACTGGGGCGCGCTGTTTGCTGGGCTCGTCCTGGCCGTGGTGCCCATCCTGATCGGCTTTGTCCTGCTCAACCGCCAGATTACCGAGGGCGTCACGCTGGGAGCGGTCAAGGGCTGA